Genomic window (Vigna radiata var. radiata cultivar VC1973A chromosome 1, Vradiata_ver6, whole genome shotgun sequence):
GAGTCATATCTTAACTAAAAGATggaatatttaaaaactaacaATGAAAATTGCGTAATAAGGAGAAAGGAGGTAGAGACATAAAGTTGAAATCTTGAAAGTAACGCAGCCTTTGCTCCCGTATTTGTTCTCCTCTTCCCAAATCAACAGCATTTGTATCCTCTCCTCCTCCATCATCAGCTACTTACTTATTCCAACTCCACCATAGCTTTTGCTGCTTTAACTTTGTTTTGTAATGGTTGTTGTCCAAGGTTCGAAAGTCCCTCTCCCAAACCCTTCATCCCTCTCTTCCTCTCCCCACCCTCACACCTCTATCCTTTTTGAaccctcttctctctctcttgcCCTTACCCACACTGATGCATCCCTTTCTTTATACCCTTCTTTCTCTCCCCTTTCTCTCACTCCCTCACAACCCCATAACCAAACCCTTAACATCCCTTccccctcctcctcctccaccttcCTTCTCCTCCAACAACACCCATCGGCCGCCACAGCCGTCATCTTCCTTGTCTCCTCCCCCTACCGCTCCCGCATCCTCCTCCGCTTCTATCGCCTGCGCCGCCGAGACCACTCCTCCTTCGAACGCGTCACACGTGTTATCTGTTTGCATAAAGACCTCTGCTTTCACCCCGGCCTTGGTGTCCTCCTCGACGACAAGCACGGGGCCACCGTCAGACTCGCTGCCTCGGTCAACTACTTCACGCTCTACGCTCTCTCCAGCAACAAGGTATGGGTTTTCGCCGTCAAAGACGATGATGGTAGCGTAAACGACTGCAGCAATAGTAACGACGACGATGACAGCGGCAGTGGTGGTGTGAGATTGATGAGGCGCGCGGTGATTGACTGCGCACGGCCGGTTTTTTCTTTGAGTGTTGCATTTGGGTTTCTTATTCTCGGGGAGGAGAATGGGGTTAGGGTTTTCGGTCTTAGGAGGCTCGTGAAAGGAAAAAGTGGGAACAAGAGGTTTGAGAATTCAAAGCAGATGAGGAATGGTGGTGGTGTTCGAGGAGGGGGTTTGGAGGTGGTGAACTGCAATGGGGATTTGGAAGGGAAGATGGAAAGACGTAGAGTTCTTGCTGGTAGGTGAATGAGTGAACTTTTTGTAAAGTTGCATTAGggtgttttgttttgaatttaagTGGAATATGCTTACATTGCTGACTAACACTAGATTGTCATGTATGATAAGAAGGTTGAATTGTGTAAtagttatttgaaaaattgagcTTAGGGCTAGCAGTTTGATTTCTAGGCtgattttagatttaattagaATGTATTCATACTGTCGACTAATACTAGATTATCATGTGTGATAAGACGGTTCAATTTTGCAGGAGTTAATTTAAAAGTCGTATTTAGGTTTAACAGTGTGATTTCTAAGGTGGTTCGAATGTAATTAGAATGACACTGTCATCAGAACATGGTTGTCATATTGATGACATTGTTGGCTTTTCTTCTGATGTTTGTTTTAAAAGTCATATATAGGGTGGTTTGTAGTTGCTTTGGTTGACATTTACACAGACAATGCATGAAAATTTGTAACTTGAATTTTTCAGCagagtttgaaaagaaaatgctgATTTTATTGGTTTTGGCTTTCGAATTTGGTctgtttttatgaaaattaggtCGTACGTTAATATAACTTGTAAGAGTGCTTCACTAGAGACTACTAGTGTGTAGGAAATTCAATCATCATTATTCGGTGTCTTAATCCTCAAAGATTTAGCAAAATTCTGTCTTTGCAATTTTTGTTGCATTTCAACTTCTGTGGCCGTTGTACTCAATGTCCTTCGTAACAAGCATC
Coding sequences:
- the LOC106763254 gene encoding uncharacterized protein LOC106763254 isoform X2 translates to MVVVQGSKVPLPNPSSLSSSPHPHTSILFEPSSLSLALTHTDASLSLYPSFSPLSLTPSQPHNQTLNIPSPSSSSTFLLLQQHPSAATAVIFLVSSPYRSRILLRFYRLRRRDHSSFERVTRVICLHKDLCFHPGLGVLLDDKHGATVRLAASVNYFTLYALSSNKVWVFAVKDDDGSVNDCSNSNDDDDSGSGGVRLMRRAVIDCARPVFSLSVAFGFLILGEENGVRVFGLRRLVKGKSGNKRFENSKQMRNGGGVRGGGLEVVNCNGDLEGKMERRRVLAVKQINVKSKHDDRDGGSCFVMLKGNNVNTNSAMEVSMSIKAISIQAVSQRMFLILDSHGDLHLLSLSNSGIGVDLTGNVRPLSRTMKVKSVAVLPDLSSMSQTIWISDGCHSVHMFTAMDIENALNEADGNDSNEKLLRLPVVRVLFSSEKIQDIISLSANSVLILGQGNQYIWHP
- the LOC106763254 gene encoding uncharacterized protein LOC106763254 isoform X1 produces the protein MVVVQGSKVPLPNPSSLSSSPHPHTSILFEPSSLSLALTHTDASLSLYPSFSPLSLTPSQPHNQTLNIPSPSSSSTFLLLQQHPSAATAVIFLVSSPYRSRILLRFYRLRRRDHSSFERVTRVICLHKDLCFHPGLGVLLDDKHGATVRLAASVNYFTLYALSSNKVWVFAVKDDDGSVNDCSNSNDDDDSGSGGVRLMRRAVIDCARPVFSLSVAFGFLILGEENGVRVFGLRRLVKGKSGNKRFENSKQMRNGGGVRGGGLEVVNCNGDLEGKMERRRVLAVKQINVKSKHDDRDGGSCFVMLKGNNVNTNSAMEVSMSIKAISIQAVSQRMFLILDSHGDLHLLSLSNSGIGVDLTGNVRPLSRTMKVKSVAVLPDLSSMSQTIWISDGCHSVHMFTAMDIENALNEADGNDSNEKLLRLPVVRVLFSSEKIQDIISLSANSVLILGQGSLYAYAIS